TGATTCATTGGCAGAACAGGAATAGCAAGAGTCCCCCCTCCGGTTCTCAAGAGAGCAAGAGTTGCCACAAATGAACATTTCTCTTGTTCACCGAAGGACTGGAATAGTTCCGCAGCTGCGTTAAGTTTGATGATGCATGCTGCCTCTGCATCGGTTAAAACGGCGACAGCTCCAGCATCGTCTCTGTGCGAGTGATGTCTTCATCTGCTGCGTTGTCTCAGTTTCTCCCGGCGTTTCGTGTTGTCTGCAAAGGTTCGAAGGATCAACAACGGACGCCCGTGCAatctccttcgttttctgggCGACTGTCAGGTCGCCTGCGCAGAAACGTAGCGCTAATGCGTAAACCGAACTAGTGAAACGACCTGCTGGTGTTTGCAGCATCCTGTGAGCGGCTGCGACTGCTGGAAGAGGACCTGTTCGCGTCGCGAGAGACCCAAGAATCGATGAGCGCGGATAGTCTGGACGCGCTGTGCCAAAGACCTCTTCtcacgcgtgcatgcaaacaacCCGCCACAGCGCTGTTCAGTCGATTTTCGGGACCTGTTCTGGACAGCCCAAAAAGTTAAAGCCTTCACTTGTGTCTGTAAGGAATTTCCTCGTTGTCACGtgcgctttcctcttcgcagACAGTACAGTCAGGACCCGTTCTCGCGTTGCTTCATCCCCTTTTATGTTCCTGCGTTTTCCGTTTGCGGTGtgatctctctttctcccgaGGGTCGAGGGACCCGCAACGTGACAACTCAGTCGGATAGGGAGTGTTTTTCGTCCGCCCCTGGAGGCGAAAAAGTCTTCGTTGAAACCCGTCTGCGGTCGAGTCTGCAGCTATTGTTTTGGCTGACGCGGTTTAGTGTCTCATCGGTTTCGAACCGCCAGGGTTGCGGTCTGTTTTCTTTACACGTGGTCTATGCtggttttctgtctgtttctcgaaGAAAGTGCTCCAGCTTTCTGTTCCTAGTTTCTGTGGGCTGTCTACGTGCTGCGTTTCCCTCGTGCAGGGCACCGTCTAGCCTGCACCCCCGTCTTCCCGTCTGTTTCCACCGCGTTTTCGAAAACATGTCGagtgacgaagaggaaatgcGCGCCATCCGTGTGGGCCGTCAGTTCAAAACTCGGGCGGAGCGGCGGGAGGAGGATGCAGCGCGAGCAAGAGCAGCGCATGTTCAGCGCATtgtggaagaggaagactcagcgggcgacgaaggagaagctggagaggaccgcgagagcgacgccgaCGCTTCCTTCGGTCCGTCGGCTCTTCGAAGAGCCCGTCACTCTGgatttccttcctctctaACTAAAGGAGGAAGAATCGCCGCCGAGACGCCGAGCGACGAGGATTCAGATGAGGACTTCGGACCCCAGCCGCTCGCGTCGGCTGCgacttcttcgcctgtcAGAGCGGAGAAATGGTGCCTCCGTCGACCCACCTCTTGTACAGCCGAAGAGGATTCAGATGATGACGCCTCCTTTGGTCCGCAGCcgcttcgttcctctccgtctgAGTCTCCTCactcgtctgtttctgtctcctcgcgcgcgGGGTGCGTCCCCGACAAGACCACCGGGATCGCCGCCAAGGCGCCTTCctcgggagaagaaggatcGCAGTCAGACGCTTCTGAGCCTGAACGCGCCTCCTCCCgactcgcgcctctctccttcgacgaTGACGAGGACTTCCTTCTGGGCCTGGCACCCGAGCCTTCCGCCTCCCCAGCCGCCTTGGCCGCTTCCTCCGCAGCGACCAGCTGCTCGGGAGATAACGGAAggaggaacgagacagacgaaCCCAAGTTCAGAGTCCCTCAAGGCTCCAGTCggagcagcagacgaaaaggaagcgcCTCCGAAGAGGAACAAGATGAGGCAGATGAAGatgacgaaggagaggacgaccTTGTCGatccagaagaagcagaagctgcagcgcTGAGGACCGCGATCGGCCTCCCCTCTGCCTTCGGTTTAGCGGGAGCGAGGAAGCCggagtgcagagacagcatcGTGAAAGCGAGGTCGAAGTGGAAGGCGTCGAGTGGAGTCGCCGGCGCGTCCTCGCCCTCTCAGTCCGCAGAGGGGAAGCAgttgaagagaagcgaagaagatggaagcgaagaagatggagaggcaaagaaggaaggcgcgCGGGGGTCACTCAAGCAGGATtccgacgaagacgaaagcgaacAAGCCGCGCGTCCCGGCGAgtctgcagaagacgaaatGTGGCGGTCTCTGGGCTTGCCCGTTTCCCTGGAAGTTTCAGTCCCGGCGCATCAGCCGTCTCTGGCGAGTGCTCTTGCTCTCAACCCCAAGGCAAACCGAATGGTGCGTTCGCCGTTGTCAGTCCCTATGATTTCTGCATTCGTGACGCCACTGTTTTACGAGTCACTGATTCGTTATTTCTCGTGTGCAGGCGTTGGGGTGGGCGCCGTGTGTGGTGCATCTCCGTCCGTTCTCCGGCCTGTCGCATGAACCTCTCCCAGTTCGTATCGAAGGCGACCTGACGTTCCCTAGACGAAgtcgcgagcgaagaagtcACAAGACCTTGAGCACCTCACGCGACGGCTCTCAGTGCTTTTTTCGCTGTGGAACGCGTCCGGCTCTCTGTAGACTGCGGAGTCACAGTCGTCGTGACTGAGAAGACTGCGGGGCCTGCGAAGCGTGGAACGACGACTTCAGTGGGGACgcccgctgcatgcacgacgCCAGACAAAAGTCCAGGGTCTTGGGTCTGGAATCACAAGGGGGAGCGCGGAAGTCGGTTCGCCAGTTCCGCGCGTTGTAGTGGAGGACGCCAGTTCGTTTTTGATGTCTTGTTGCTTTTGTTTTTTAGGCAACGGGCGGCAGCGACGGAGTCGTGCGTTTCTGGGATTTCCAAGGCATGACAAGCCGAATGCGGAGTTACAGGCAAGTGACTCCTGTGGAGAAGCACACTGTCGAGGCGATGGCTTTCAGCAGCCGGAACGACCTTCTCTTAGTGGCCAGCGGCGATTCTCAGTGTCGTGTGTACAACTCTCAAGATCCGTCGCAGCCAATAGTGACCACGACAAAGGGAGACATGTACATTCGAGATGTCTCGCACACCAAAGGTCACACACACAAGGTTCTCGACTGTCACTTCCACCCGCTGGACAAGAACCTGTTTGTGTCTTGCGGCCTCGACGCGAGTGTACGCCTGTGGGACTTGAATGCGCCGCTGTACGGCATGCTGCAGACGCTTCCCCATGTCGCTTGTCTCAAAGCCGTTGATCGACGAGGCCTGAACAGCAGCGCGACCCACTGCACGAGTTGCATGTTCACCCCTACTGCAGCGAAGATAGTCGTGGTGGGATGTGCGGACGGCTCTCTCCAGATGTGGGGTAACGTCGGAAGCAAGAAGAACTTCGGTCGCCCTGACGCGATCGTTCGAGATATCCAGATGTCGGCCAGCGGAGCGTCTGCGGCCGCAGGGAGCAGGAGCAACATGGCCAGAGGGGGGGTCACCGGCTTGCAAACctggcgaggaggcgagggcgGATTCGAAAATGCGATTTTGTCGCTGAGGAGTTTTCGGGACGACTACCGGTTCGTGTCTCGAGGGGGCGATGGACTTTTGGCTCTCTGGGACCTCCGGAAGTTCAAAACGCCTGTGAAACTCGTCGAGGGCCTGCCCACAGCTAGTCACCGAGCGGGAGTTTGTCTCTCCCCCGATGAAAAGTACGTCTGCACAACCAGTCAACGCGGAGGGAggtcgaggaaggaaaagccATTCGACGGCTCCTCTGCGTCGgtttcgtcgtctctcgacGAGGCGAGTGGATCGCTGGAAGTCTTCAGTGCAGACAACTTGTCTCGGGTCGCTGCGTTCCCTCTGGCTCCCGGGGTTCAGCCGCTGCGCGTCGAGTGGCCTCAGGAGACGAACCAAGTGTTGTGTTCCTGCTCCGATGGCAGTGTTTCGATTTTCTTCGACCGAACGCTCTCGCAGAAGGGCGCCCTGCTCTTTGTGGACACACCACAGGGACGCCGAcgccgcgaggaagaggaggctGGCGAAAGTCTCGTCTTCGCGAAAGAGTACATTTTCGTCCCGGGCCAGCTTCCAGACGGCTACAAAGAGACCTTCGACGGAAAAATCATCAAGGTCAAACCCCGAGGGAAGGAGCGGCTGCGCCGCTttctggagacgcagaaaacctCTGTGCCGCCTCGACCGGCCAAGGAGGGCTACGGAGGCGCGAATGTCGGCGGTGGGAATAGAAGTCAGCACTTGCTGAAGAAGTTGGGACTTTTGGATCCGGAGAAACTGCGTCAGGAAGAGGAGCGGGACCCCGTCGAGGCCCTGAGGGCGTACGCGGCGAAGACCGAGAAGGCAGGGTTAGAGAGCCAGTTGATCAGCCGCGCGTATGCGGTGACGCAGCCGAATCCTGTGCTCAATGCAGACatggaggaggaagacgaagacgaattCCTGAAACACCGAGAAAGGTGTCCACGATGTGCGCTGCGCATGTGCCAGTGTGGCTACATggaggaaatggagaaacGGGGTGCAGGCTGTAGAGGCGACAGTCCCGacagggggaagaagaaacaacggaCGGCAGCAGCGGAGCACGTAGAGAGAAGGTAACGGAAGAGCGAGATGAAGATCCGCCACAGCGAAGGGtggaaaacaggaaagacaGGAACAAGCAACGAAGCCATTGTGCAAGTTCGCTTGCCGAGGCTCAAATTTGTGGCTACGAACACTTGCGGCAGAACGCCGGCAAGGAACGCTCACACTCGACAGGATGACACCACGAACAGAACAAAGCGCGCACGATCTGAGAGAAGGAATCGATGGAAGAGCGAAATAATTCTTGCCGTCCGTGCTACACAGACACAGCGAACAGCGACACGAAAGGGGTCCTCGCTGGAGTTGCCACACTGTTTCCTGGGCAGGTGCAGCCGCATTAGCAGAAATGACAGCGTATTCAAGAATACACCAAACCAAGTACTTTGGTGCGAACATCCGGCCTCGAGaagcttcctcgtctgccaCGCTGCACCCTAATCAAGTTTCGAGACGTCTGTGTTGTCTGAAAAGTGTGACGGAACGAGGAGGAACGCAAATGCCcgtccgcgtttcttccggAGCAGGGATGtacgtttttctcctgtttgtTGCTGAGACGTGACTGACTGAGGTGGCAACTCCTTGATAGAGAACAGGCTAGGCTTTAGTTCTTGATCGATTCTTCTTATCGCAGCTCATACACGCAGCAGGCGCGAAAGCCCAGTCAGTGTGTGCCCGCCCGTCGCGAGGGAAATCtaagagaaaaacgacggcGGTGGGACGGCCACGGGATGCGTGTTTGTAGTTCAACACATACACCCCTTAGCACAGCTACAGAAAAGCCCAGACCCTGGTCGCACACGCAGTGACCGCAGCTGTAGTGGGGCAGACAACTATGACGAAATGTGGGAGGAGGATGCGATGCGCACTCGTAGAACGTGAAGAAAGCACCCTCGCTTGGAACTGCGAGTTTCAAAAGAAACTGACCTGTAGGTCGTGTGGGCGACCTCAGGACACAGGGAAGTCAGACCATATCCTTTGAGGCGCGTGAATTCCTTGGAGGCGCTGCTCGCATCGGCATCGGGTGCCTCATCATCGCTGTAAACGGGTGCATTCGATGGCTGCTAATAACCTTGGGGACGGACTTGAGAGAGTTTTTAACGAAGACTGCTACCGAGTGAGATATACGTAAATGCCGAGGGGGTGGAAAGGGTCTTATAATGTAACAATGACTTTTGCCACGCGCTATCCTTCCTCAACCCCCGGTACTTAGTAGAGGTTGCGGCAAGACGCTCCTTAGGAAGCAAACTGAGGATCGCCAAAGCGCGTGCAGACTCATGCGAGCGAAGTCGGTTTGTGTGAGATCGGACTGTCTCTAGTGATTGCTTGTTTCTGCCACGTTTCTGTAGGATCTCTCAAAAGTTTTAGAATAGTCCTTGAAAAGCCGAGGCAACTGTTCGCCCTTCACACGAGTTGCTGTGCAGAATACCATGTGGTTGTTATTCTCAGCCTCTCCTCACGCGAGAAAAGGCACTGAGCATAAGTCTGGAATAATAATGCAGTTTGGGCGGCAAGACACGAACAGCAACTCTCGGGTGAGATATCGCACGAGGTGACAGCTGACAACACCAAAGCAGCACTTCACATGTGTCACGCTTTGGGGACATACGAAATACTTGAGTCAACACAGCAACGACGAAGCAGGAATAGATGAAACCATACAGAATACCTGGAGCTGTGTCCGGTGCTCCTTAGCCGAGAATCACAAAATCCGTCACTCCAACAGTCAGGGTATTCTCGCGAGAGTCAAAATGCTCCCACAGCGCCGCGTTGCAAGGCTCCGTCGACGAGCTCCGCTGTAGACCACAAAGCAGGACCACATCACAGCTCAGAATGAACCTTTCTTATTGCCTGCTCATGTCTCGAAGAAACCATCAAACGAGATGTATCTTCCACTTCGTTACCAAAGCTCATCCGTTACTTCATCTTTTGCTCACGCATTTGCTCCGTGTCTGCCTATCGCGCCTTTACCCCTCTGTGCATCCCGTCTCACCGCTTGACCAGGACGCTGCGCAGGGCGGACGACAACTTCCCGCTTCTCACTCCCGATGCACAGCGTGCATTTGAAGAtccgcggagaagaagaccagAGAAAGAGCccacagatgcatgcacggtCATCGAGGACGCGCCTGAGCTTCTCCTCTTGGCTAAGCTTCTCTCCGCGACTGacacgaaaagaaagaagataAACAGGGGACGAAAAAAGTAGAGTACGGGAACAAGGAAGGGGGGAAGGGTGTTAGCTGCCATAGCACAGACAAAACTCGGCTTGCGTGGAAACCATGAAACACAGAGTTACCGTTCATTCGACCGTGATAAAACGAAGTTCTGCTACAGGATCGGAGTGATGGAATGCgcagcaaaagaaaaaacgtcagaaacgaagaaagacaaaaccCATGTCCAATAAAAAAATATCGTCTTCAAAGATTCTGCGAAAAATGACAAATGAAAATCTGTCTGAAACACTACGCTGGCGGCTCACAATCTTGCGGCCGGCATCTCTCACGGCAGTACTGACGAAACAACAACGCGGcacttttctctgcagcctgTGGCACTGAGGTAGTCGGCCAAGACAGTATACGGACGCACATGTCCAAGTAAATGTACACCTGTGCGGGCGCATATGTGCAAGCACATCAAGTGCTAAGAATTCTTACTTCAGGCAAGACAGGACGTTTGGAAGGAACTGCATCTGAAGCTCCTGCACTCCGttgaacgagaagaagggagaccaCAGTGCGTCGGTGCCACTCTCGAGAGCTCCACGAAGGGTCTGTAAcacgcagcagaagaaaaggacaaaAAGACCAAGAATAGCCGGCTTCCCTTCGCCTAAAAGCGGTAAACCATCCGTCAACAGAACACGCAAACCTGAAAATGTTCAGAGAAAATCAACCAGTTGCCACGAAACAACGGATAGACGACGGAAAAGGAAGTGCAACTGTCTGAGAATATGAAACAGGACTCTAGACAAGTGCGAGTTGTCTCTGTACACTAACTTCAGAAACGCCAGTCTTTGACGCGCCTTGCCGCACGCCAGTAAAGACAAATTTCACTGACACGAACTCACCTCGATAAAGTTGTCGATTCGCCACTCcattctctctccttgcccCTCTCCTCCCCACAGCTCGGAGCCTCGGCTTCCAACGCCCAAGGGTGGCATCGGAATCAAAGCAGACGGATTCCGATCAACGCTGCGTTCGTTGCATGCTCTCTCCAAGTGCTGGCTTCGGCGCGCTTCACTGAAACGCGGGTTtccagcgtctctctcgccggaAAGGTCACCTTTCGAGTCGTCTCCGTGCCGGGCTATGTCGAGTTCTTCAGTGCCGATTTTTCTTGGCATTTTCCCGTCCAGAGAAAAGTCTCTGAAGACACGCCTAACTGGCTCGGAGGCACGAACTCGCGTTGTCGTCTGTTGACAGTCGTGGCCACGAATCCACACTTCCCCATCCTCCGGAAGAGGAGCCGCAAAGGAAGCACTGGGGAGGGCGTTCGCCTGAAAAGTTGtggcgcctctctgtctagCTGCTGAGTCTGAAATGGGTGACAGGCTGCAAGGCGAACGAGggagcttcttcgcctggTCTCCCCGTCCCATGGCCTCGATAGGCACTCTTTCCATAAGCGCTAGACTGGAGACGCCAGGCGCTCTCGAACTCGAGTTTTGGTCAGCTTCCTGCTTGTCTGGTTCGAAATCTGGTCGGTGCACTGAATGTGTGTAGGTTGTGCGTCTGTCTTCGGAGGCGCCAACGCCTGGTTCGCCCCCTAGTCTCTCTGAGAGCGATGCGAAGGAATCAACTTTGAcggtctctccctcgtttccccGGGAGCCGGCTCCCTGTTCCTGGCTtggcgtgcatgcagaatcGCCTGGACCAGATAAAACGCCGACGGCGCATGCGCCAAGGGGCTCCAGGGAGCTGGCCGACGTTGTCGTGTGCCGCGTGGAACACAGCGAAGATGTGCCAGATGAATGTGTCGTCAGGGTCAGTGTCCGTACactctccttcgtttttccatCGTCGCTGCAAAAGGCGCTTTCCAATTCCCCTCCAGGTGAGAGGACTCCGGATGTTCCTCCTACTCCCGAGGAAGCTGCCTGGGAGGTTCGCACGGCTGCCTTCCAGCTCTGCCCGAGAGCGGCAGAGTTGTCAgacgcctcgcctctcggcgAGTCGACCCTCGAGCCTAGCGCCGCATTTGCTCCTGCCGCAAGAAATGTCTCACTCGCAGGTGTCATTCTGTTTGCGAGACGGTCTGTAGATTGGCCAGCAGAAGTATCTGTGGAGTCACTTCTCTTGAGAGGAATGTCTTCAGCGCCTTCCTCAGCCGAGCGGGCAACCGCAACGGTTTGTCTGTCGGACGCCTCGACCGACACGGAAGTTCCGTTCCGAGGGACCTGAGAATCTGAACAAGAAGACTCTTCTGAAAAGGACGCAGTGGCCGCTGCGTGGATTGCGTCGAACGTACACCGGAGAAGCagggctgcatgcaacgccaCTTCCTTCTGGGACGAGGAGTACAGAGGCGCACGAAAATGTCCATTCGATGGTGAGGAGGAAGCGGTACACGACAGTGCCGCCATCAAGTCAAGGTagtctgcagaagaaagcaacgcAGGATACACACTGGAGGAAGCGGGAAATGAGGCGTTGAAGGAGGTCGTGGAGCAAATCATGAAGCGGGCGCTTCAGAGCTATGAACAGGACAAGAAAGCCTTACCAGGCAAAGGCCATTGCACAAATTCGTTCAGCCACATAGTTTCGATGTGAAGTGAAAGCGTAGGAACTGTTTTACCGTTACCGAGCTTTATCGAGCCGCACTAACGGAGTTCTCTTCAAC
This genomic interval from Toxoplasma gondii ME49 chromosome VIIb, whole genome shotgun sequence contains the following:
- a CDS encoding WD domain, G-beta repeat-containing protein (encoded by transcript TGME49_257560), encoding MSSDEEEMRAIRVGRQFKTRAERREEDAARARAAHVQRIVEEEDSAGDEGEAGEDRESDADASFGPSALRRARHSGFPSSLTKGGRIAAETPSDEDSDEDFGPQPLASAATSSPVRAEKWCLRRPTSCTAEEDSDDDASFGPQPLRSSPSESPHSSVSVSSRAGCVPDKTTGIAAKAPSSGEEGSQSDASEPERASSRLAPLSFDDDEDFLLGLAPEPSASPAALAASSAATSCSGDNGRRNETDEPKFRVPQGSSRSSRRKGSASEEEQDEADEDDEGEDDLVDPEEAEAAALRTAIGLPSAFGLAGARKPECRDSIVKARSKWKASSGVAGASSPSQSAEGKQLKRSEEDGSEEDGEAKKEGARGSLKQDSDEDESEQAARPGESAEDEMWRSLGLPVSLEVSVPAHQPSLASALALNPKANRMATGGSDGVVRFWDFQGMTSRMRSYRQVTPVEKHTVEAMAFSSRNDLLLVASGDSQCRVYNSQDPSQPIVTTTKGDMYIRDVSHTKGHTHKVLDCHFHPLDKNLFVSCGLDASVRLWDLNAPLYGMLQTLPHVACLKAVDRRGLNSSATHCTSCMFTPTAAKIVVVGCADGSLQMWGNVGSKKNFGRPDAIVRDIQMSASGASAAAGSRSNMARGGVTGLQTWRGGEGGFENAILSLRSFRDDYRFVSRGGDGLLALWDLRKFKTPVKLVEGLPTASHRAGVCLSPDEKYVCTTSQRGGRSRKEKPFDGSSASVSSSLDEASGSLEVFSADNLSRVAAFPLAPGVQPLRVEWPQETNQVLCSCSDGSVSIFFDRTLSQKGALLFVDTPQGRRRREEEEAGESLVFAKEYIFVPGQLPDGYKETFDGKIIKVKPRGKERLRRFLETQKTSVPPRPAKEGYGGANVGGGNRSQHLLKKLGLLDPEKLRQEEERDPVEALRAYAAKTEKAGLESQLISRAYAVTQPNPVLNADMEEEDEDEFLKHRERCPRCALRMCQCGYMEEMEKRGAGCRGDSPDRGKKKQRTAAAEHVERR
- a CDS encoding hypothetical protein (encoded by transcript TGME49_257550), with product MASPNLTTELGLGFTRGSEQGCDSSDTFVSRECDEGSLTSTSGLSHCGTSLRPLRCSGSLRTVSYGGSKMSSTAMHGPIRSGEFAGEAHRIQPAVSSSFLVSTSPSLSSTTVSGGAMSLSSLLNQMTRSGATLQQLQSASERHRDQEPRSPAEGGPAASGTTFSSDMTCTGKEPKVADSESPAKAVVREAASSKASQEILGREVEQLRGKVLEHEEELYRQKEQNQMCHRQLQTLQEELLASRESLQPAVESLTDRVSAVRTQMQQHETLLDAQRQALIDQQQVLQAEVIEVASLISSCETAFKEFEEREAAMRAEVDQRIRNSQSHQEEKMKKHHEEQKQELLKFKEEQLPLRNLPEVLDELGRRIQANASTQKDSQLAFQAELCQNQREYRDLRDRLENMEEQSRAHIKTNHETLRLLEEHKLATQQLRETHEELLRAQELRLRDEFQLQLAEFSKNQSQEVSTQMQDLRKALDELRRETLMSQQKASEPERLDLMREAAEKRCSEGEQQLWKELEVIKKQQLELLRQQDSLAHQKSQQEKAERVEKKLEDIRSFVSDREKDAQKHYLDLMAALSCTASSSPSNGHFRAPLYSSSQKEVALHAALLLRCTFDAIHAAATASFSEESSCSDSQVPRNGTSVSVEASDRQTVAVARSAEEGAEDIPLKRSDSTDTSAGQSTDRLANRMTPASETFLAAGANAALGSRVDSPRGEASDNSAALGQSWKAAVRTSQAASSGVGGTSGVLSPGGELESAFCSDDGKTKESVRTLTLTTHSSGTSSLCSTRHTTTSASSLEPLGACAVGVLSGPGDSACTPSQEQGAGSRGNEGETVKVDSFASLSERLGGEPGVGASEDRRTTYTHSVHRPDFEPDKQEADQNSSSRAPGVSSLALMERVPIEAMGRGDQAKKLPRSPCSLSPISDSAARQRGATTFQANALPSASFAAPLPEDGEVWIRGHDCQQTTTRVRASEPVRRVFRDFSLDGKMPRKIGTEELDIARHGDDSKGDLSGERDAGNPRFSEARRSQHLERACNERSVDRNPSALIPMPPLGVGSRGSELWGGEGQGERMEWRIDNFIETLRGALESGTDALWSPFFSFNGVQELQMQFLPNVLSCLNRGEKLSQEEKLRRVLDDRACICGLFLWSSSPRIFKCTLCIGSEKREVVVRPAQRPGQARSSSTEPCNAALWEHFDSRENTLTVGVTDFVILG